Proteins from one Xenopus tropicalis strain Nigerian chromosome 1, UCB_Xtro_10.0, whole genome shotgun sequence genomic window:
- the LOC116407674 gene encoding uncharacterized protein LOC116407674 isoform X2: protein MRGCECCWPSGSHIADRWQQQQQARETASPPSPPPSIRVLRGATPKHTHRRCLPSSCHRLGTSRGENKALPCIIREDQDQTIESSCHFGLEWDFFMWLAELLKQRSLYIFLMLEESWVRMKQFTMQIEAWEEMEAAPCILGAVCVFSSLAQQFGDDDDDDDYCSRNNSPGGKLGINFKGNRSDWMLIMLITHGQKCHRKVESGAQDTGLCVAGDVPSGSVCGKWLLSLVI from the exons AT GCGTGGATGTGAATGTTGCTGGCCTTCCGGATCGCACATAGCAG accggtggcagcagcagcagcaagccaGAGAGACGGCATCTCCCCCATCTCCACCCCCCTCCATACGAGTCCTGCGAGGAGCTACCCCCAAACACACGCACAGGAGATGTTTGCCATCAAGCTGCCACCGTTTGGGCACAAGCAGGGGGGAAAATAAAGCCCTGCCATGCATAATACGAGAGGATCAGGATCAGACCATTGAATCATCTTGTCACTTTGGACTGGAATGGGATTTCTTCATGTGGCTGGCTGAGCTGCTCAAGCAGAGAAGCCTTTACATCTTCCTAATGCTGGAGGAGTCTTGGGTGAGAATGAAGCAATTTACAATGCAAATAGAGGCCTGGGAAGAGATGGAGGCTGCTCCGTGCATCTTGGGAGCTGTTTGTGTTTTCTCATCTCTGGCACAACAAtttggtgatgatgatgatgatgatgattactGCTCTCGGAATAACTCGCCAGGAGGAAAGTTGGGGATAAACTTTAAAGGCAACAGATCTGATTGGATGCTTATTATGTTGATAACTCACGGGCAGAAATGCCATCGGAAAGTGGAATCAGGGGCACAGGACACCGGGCTGTGTGTTGCTGGGGATGTTCCATCAGGATCCGTGTGTGGGAAGTGGTTGTTATCTTTGGTTATCTAG
- the LOC116407674 gene encoding uncharacterized protein LOC116407674 isoform X1 yields MPASPTGHGRPPRRGCECCWPSGSHIADRWQQQQQARETASPPSPPPSIRVLRGATPKHTHRRCLPSSCHRLGTSRGENKALPCIIREDQDQTIESSCHFGLEWDFFMWLAELLKQRSLYIFLMLEESWVRMKQFTMQIEAWEEMEAAPCILGAVCVFSSLAQQFGDDDDDDDYCSRNNSPGGKLGINFKGNRSDWMLIMLITHGQKCHRKVESGAQDTGLCVAGDVPSGSVCGKWLLSLVI; encoded by the exons GCGTGGATGTGAATGTTGCTGGCCTTCCGGATCGCACATAGCAG accggtggcagcagcagcagcaagccaGAGAGACGGCATCTCCCCCATCTCCACCCCCCTCCATACGAGTCCTGCGAGGAGCTACCCCCAAACACACGCACAGGAGATGTTTGCCATCAAGCTGCCACCGTTTGGGCACAAGCAGGGGGGAAAATAAAGCCCTGCCATGCATAATACGAGAGGATCAGGATCAGACCATTGAATCATCTTGTCACTTTGGACTGGAATGGGATTTCTTCATGTGGCTGGCTGAGCTGCTCAAGCAGAGAAGCCTTTACATCTTCCTAATGCTGGAGGAGTCTTGGGTGAGAATGAAGCAATTTACAATGCAAATAGAGGCCTGGGAAGAGATGGAGGCTGCTCCGTGCATCTTGGGAGCTGTTTGTGTTTTCTCATCTCTGGCACAACAAtttggtgatgatgatgatgatgatgattactGCTCTCGGAATAACTCGCCAGGAGGAAAGTTGGGGATAAACTTTAAAGGCAACAGATCTGATTGGATGCTTATTATGTTGATAACTCACGGGCAGAAATGCCATCGGAAAGTGGAATCAGGGGCACAGGACACCGGGCTGTGTGTTGCTGGGGATGTTCCATCAGGATCCGTGTGTGGGAAGTGGTTGTTATCTTTGGTTATCTAG